The Zhongshania aliphaticivorans genome contains the following window.
CATCGCTACTTGGACCCACATTAAAATCACCGTCGGTTGCCAAAATGACAAGGTTAGAGGCATTTTTGTCGAACTGTTGTCTTGCGACATCATAAGCTAATTGAATACCGGCACCACCGGCAGTAGAACCGCCTGCTCTTAGCTTGTTCAATGCATTAAAAATTACATCGCGCTGGGCAACGGCGGTGGGTTGTAAGACTAAGCCGGCGCTTCCCGCGTAGGTCACAATGGCCACTTGGTCATCTGGGTTTAAGTTAGAAAGTAAAACTTTAAAACTGCGAATTAACAGTGGTAATTTATTTGGGCTGTTCATTGAGCCTGAGGTATCAAGCAGAAAAGTAAGTCGGGTGCCTTGAGTGCTAGTTTCTGTGTTATCAACGGCTTTAACCCCGATCATCGCTAAGCGATGGTTTGGGTTCCATGGCGCGGCGGCATAATCAGACATTACTGCAATGGGATGTTTGCTTGTTGGTGAGGGAAAACCATAATCAAAATAATTAACGACTTCTTCCAAGCGCACACTTGCTGGTATGGGGCGATGCCCCTGATTGATCTGGCGGCGAATATTGGCGTAGCTTGAAGAATCCACTTCTAGGCCAAAAGTGGATAAGGGTGATAAAGCGACAGACATAAAGCGGTTATCGTTTCTTGCAGCATAACCCTCTCTGCTTAATGGGAGGGGCATAGCTCTATCGTGCATCGAAGGCGATGCTGCATAAAGAGCCCTCTCCGCCATTGGCTTGCTTTTGACAGCTAGGCCAATGGGGGCGATATTATCGGTTACCTGCTCGTAGCCCTGTTGGCCTGTTTTAGTTTGGTTTTTTGAAAGGGCGGGTTGACCTAATTCTTTTTTACCAGGCGGCACATTTTGATCAAAATCATTAATGGCGTGCTTGCCGTAATCAATAGAGTTTGAAGTCGCTTCCTTGATAGGGGTTGAAGGGGGGGCGCGCTGATCAGTAATGAAATAGGCGGTGGCTAACACGATAACGAGAAGCGTGGTTATTTTAGTGAAGGATGTTTTCATGGCTTTACTCTCTCTAAACGACATAATGGATACAGAGAGGTAAACGAGTGTGAGGACGAAATGTCAGGGGCCGCGTTAAAATTTATTTTGAAAAGTAATACAGCTTTCTTTGTGGGTGGGATAATTTACGGACTGTCTGCGTTTGGAGGCTAAAATTGCCCCCAAGTAAGCGGCAGGTCAGTTGTTACACGCAGCTCAGAACATCGAGTGTACAAATTTGGGTACAGTGCAGCGAGAACCGCAGGCTCCTCATCATTAAGGGGGGACACAGGCATTCATTAAACTGATGTTGCGAAGACCAGTTTAATGGAGAACACCGATGTCCCACGCAGGAAGAATTATAGGCATACCTGGCCTTGAGATTGAACGGGTAATCCGTAGAAGAGGAATCCAAGTTTGGGCAAAGCCTGTTTACAGGCCACTTTGCAAGCATTGTCAGAGCAAGAGTTTGCGTATTAAAGCGACCCATTTAAGAACGGTGAAACACACCCGTCAGGGCAATCAAGTAATGACCTTGCATTTGCGGGTGCCCAAGTACCATTGCCAAGTCTGTAGGCGCTATTTTCGCCATTCCTTTACTGGCATTCGGCCTCGTTTCCGTGCTTCTGAGGCATACCGGTTAGAAGTCTTCGAAGCGCACGATGGTGGCGTAACCCAGCGTAAGTTATCGCGGACTCATCAGGTCAGCCCAGCGACCGTAGAGCGCTGGTATCAGTTCCACATCAGGCAAAAGAGATCCGAGGGTGACCGACGCTACTGCCCTCGAGTGCTCGGTATTGATGAGCATTTCTTTACCCGTAAAAAGGGCTATGCCACCACCTTTACAGACCTGAAGCATCACAAGGTCTTCGATGTGAAGTTGGGACGCTCTGAA
Protein-coding sequences here:
- a CDS encoding vWA domain-containing protein, producing MKTSFTKITTLLVIVLATAYFITDQRAPPSTPIKEATSNSIDYGKHAINDFDQNVPPGKKELGQPALSKNQTKTGQQGYEQVTDNIAPIGLAVKSKPMAERALYAASPSMHDRAMPLPLSREGYAARNDNRFMSVALSPLSTFGLEVDSSSYANIRRQINQGHRPIPASVRLEEVVNYFDYGFPSPTSKHPIAVMSDYAAAPWNPNHRLAMIGVKAVDNTETSTQGTRLTFLLDTSGSMNSPNKLPLLIRSFKVLLSNLNPDDQVAIVTYAGSAGLVLQPTAVAQRDVIFNALNKLRAGGSTAGGAGIQLAYDVARQQFDKNASNLVILATDGDFNVGPSSDGELKSMIEQQRESGVFLSVIGMGTGNYQDAKMQVLSEAGNGIAHYLDSDAEAKRLFETELKRTLHIAAKDVKVQVEFNPAAVAQYRLLGYESRVMHAEDFRDDKKDSGEIGAGHSVVALYEIIPTGNGPTPDIARRYPASHTTGTEAMELGYVKVRYKQPDENKSVEFDHILNTQAKPINTASTDLQWAAAAAEFSLVMSDSEYKGTSSLANALLRAKAILRTTEDDKRKEFVQLLERLNTTWVAHE